The Sandaracinobacteroides saxicola nucleotide sequence CCCCAGGCCGCCAGATAGTTCCAGCGCGCGCCGCCGCTGGTCTTGGGATTGGGCGTGATCACCTGCACCCCCGGCTTCACCAGGTCGCCCCAGTCGCGGATGCCTTTCGGATTGCCCTTGCGCACCAGGAACACGATGGTCGAGAAATAGGGCGTGCTGTTGAAGCGCAGCCGCTTCTGCCAGTCGCGCGCGATCAGGCCATTCTTCGCGATCTCGTCGATGTCATAGCCCAGCGCCAGCGTCACCACATCGGCGGGCAGGCCATCGATCACGCTGCGCGCCTGCTTGCCGCTGCCGCCATGGCTCATGCGGATGTTCACCGTCTGCCCGGTGCGCGTCCGCCAGTCCGCGGCGAAGGCGTCGTTCACATCCTTGTACAGCTCCCGCGTCGGGTCATAGCTGACGTTCAGCAGGGTGACCGTCTGCGCGGCGACCGGTGCCGCGACCAGAAGCGGGGCCAGCAGGGCCGCGGCAAGCAAAAGGCGTCGGTTCATCGAGGCGTCTCCTGTTGACGACCCATGGTCTAACGCGCCGCCCGCCGCCGGTTCACCGCATCTTTGCTATGTCACGACGAAGCGCCGCTTGAGCGCGCCCGCGTCACGCCGCGACCGACCGCATGCTGCGGATGACGCCCGGCTCCCGCGGCGGCTCGCCCTTGGGCAGCGCATCGACATGCTCCATCCCCGATTCCACCTCGCCCCACACAGTATATTGGTTGTCCAGGAAGCGCGCGTCGCCAAAGCAGATGAAGAACTGGCTGTTGGCGCTGTGGGGCGCGCTGGTGCGCGCCATGCTGCACGTGCCACGCCCGTGCGGCTCGGCGCTGAACTCCGCCTTCAGGTCGGGCAGGTCGCTGCCCCCCGTGCCGGTGCCCTTCGGGCA carries:
- a CDS encoding peptidylprolyl isomerase, with protein sequence MTDSATHLTMTLDSGEVRIRLRPDLAPGHVARLVELSDAGFYDGVKFHRVIPGFMAQGGCPKGTGTGGSDLPDLKAEFSAEPHGRGTCSMARTSAPHSANSQFFICFGDARFLDNQYTVWGEVESGMEHVDALPKGEPPREPGVIRSMRSVAA